The following proteins come from a genomic window of Candidatus Methylomirabilota bacterium:
- a CDS encoding RNA-binding protein — translation MASKLYVGGLSYSTTSETLREYFAQCGTVESAAVITDKFSGQSRGFGFVEMATAEEAQRAISELNGKDLDGRKLTVNLSTPKAPGSGGGPRGGGGRGGGGGRGGGRGGGGFGGGDRGAYGVPPSKKPFKW, via the coding sequence ATGGCATCGAAACTCTACGTCGGCGGGCTCTCGTATTCGACCACGAGCGAGACGCTCCGGGAATATTTCGCCCAGTGCGGCACGGTGGAATCGGCGGCGGTGATCACCGACAAGTTCTCCGGTCAGTCCCGCGGCTTCGGCTTCGTCGAGATGGCCACGGCCGAGGAGGCGCAGCGCGCCATCTCCGAGCTGAATGGCAAGGACCTCGACGGTCGCAAGCTGACGGTCAATCTCTCGACGCCCAAGGCTCCCGGCTCGGGCGGCGGGCCGCGCGGAGGCGGTGGTCGAGGCGGGGGTGGTGGCCGGGGGGGCGGCCGGGGGGGCGGGGGTTTCGGAGGCGGGGATCGCGGCGCCTACGGTGTTCCGCCCTCGAAGAAGCCCTTCAAGTGGTGA
- a CDS encoding amidase, with product MADLNDVTAAEAARRIRSGALSPSNLLAACLKRIDALEPILKAWVHLDRDAAARVAVQRDIEAREGRFMGPLHGVPVALKDIYDAAGLVTTAGAGPWAHRRATVDAVSVARLRAAGAVILGKVTTTAFAFRDPTETGNPWNPAHTPGGSSSGSGAVVGSRMAPLALGTQTVGSVLRPAAYCGVVGFKPTHGRISAVGVVPLAWSLDHVGVLCRSVEDAALALAIMAGHDAADPHSVAMPIGDYVGAVASPAAPRLGVLRALVDRAEPENRAQIDSTLKALRAAGAQVDDAPLAVSFEGLPEAGDTVMRAEAAAFHRDLYARHAAEYPVHLGERVKDGQTVRAVDYLAAQAHRRAFRADMAAIASRYDALVSPTAPGPAPKGLAFTGDASFCAPWSSAGMPSISLPTGLAPSGLPFAFQFTGAPWSEARLFAAAAWCERAIGFKEAPRA from the coding sequence ATGGCCGATCTCAATGACGTGACCGCCGCCGAGGCGGCGCGCCGCATTCGCTCGGGCGCCCTGTCGCCCTCCAATCTTCTGGCCGCCTGCCTCAAGCGTATCGACGCCCTCGAGCCCATTCTCAAGGCCTGGGTGCATCTCGACCGCGATGCCGCCGCGCGCGTCGCCGTGCAGCGGGACATCGAGGCGCGCGAGGGGCGATTCATGGGCCCGCTCCACGGCGTCCCCGTGGCCCTCAAGGACATCTATGACGCCGCGGGTCTCGTGACGACCGCCGGCGCGGGGCCGTGGGCGCATCGTCGGGCCACCGTCGATGCGGTGTCGGTGGCCAGACTGCGAGCGGCCGGCGCGGTGATTCTCGGCAAGGTCACGACGACGGCCTTTGCCTTCCGTGATCCGACGGAGACGGGGAACCCGTGGAATCCCGCGCACACGCCGGGCGGATCGTCGAGTGGCTCGGGAGCCGTCGTAGGGTCCCGGATGGCCCCGCTCGCCCTGGGCACCCAGACGGTGGGCTCGGTGCTGCGGCCCGCCGCCTACTGCGGCGTCGTGGGCTTCAAGCCGACGCATGGGCGCATCAGCGCCGTCGGCGTGGTGCCGCTGGCGTGGAGCCTGGATCATGTCGGCGTCCTGTGCCGCTCCGTCGAGGATGCGGCGCTGGCCCTCGCCATCATGGCCGGGCACGATGCCGCCGATCCTCATTCCGTCGCCATGCCCATCGGCGACTATGTCGGCGCCGTCGCGTCCCCCGCCGCGCCTCGGCTCGGGGTGCTGCGCGCGCTCGTCGACCGGGCCGAGCCCGAGAATCGCGCGCAGATCGACTCCACGCTCAAGGCGCTCCGGGCGGCAGGCGCCCAGGTCGACGACGCGCCACTCGCGGTCTCCTTCGAGGGTCTCCCCGAGGCGGGCGACACGGTGATGCGCGCGGAAGCGGCCGCTTTCCATCGCGATCTCTACGCGCGCCACGCTGCCGAGTATCCCGTGCACCTGGGCGAGCGCGTCAAGGACGGGCAAACCGTTAGGGCGGTGGACTATCTCGCCGCCCAGGCCCATCGCCGCGCCTTCCGCGCCGACATGGCCGCCATCGCCTCGCGCTACGACGCGCTGGTGTCTCCGACGGCGCCGGGCCCCGCGCCCAAGGGCCTGGCCTTCACGGGCGACGCCTCCTTCTGCGCGCCGTGGAGCTCCGCCGGCATGCCATCGATCTCCCTCCCCACCGGACTCGCGCCGAGCGGACTGCCCTTTGCCTTCCAGTTCACGGGGGCTCCGTGGTCAGAGGCGCGCCTCTTCGCCGCCGCGGCGTGGTGTGAGCGCGCCATCGGCTTCAAGGAAGCGCCACGTGCTTGA
- a CDS encoding bifunctional homocysteine S-methyltransferase/methylenetetrahydrofolate reductase gives MSAPFLERLAKHPLLGDGAMGTMLYARGVPLDACFDVLNVNEPKIVQGIHAEYIQAGADWIETNTFGANRFKLGVHGLAAQVREINLRGVKLARDVRETLGRDVFVLGSIGPLGKYLAPLGSITSEEARAAFAEQAEGLLEGGVDAFMVETFSDLQELRLAVEAIRAITDLPVIASVAFTQDHVTFLGSTPAEVTRTLRELPIQGLGANCSVGSSTLYEVLEQMLPEAGGLPVSIQPNAGLPSRIGERLIYVSSPAYMAEFAARMIGAGARLLGGCCGTTADHIRAMREAVDRHVPSRSDRTAAPRRARIERETPALVTTAAPTLLQRKLEAGEFLVTVELDPPRGHNIEKLVQGAKLLKERGVEIVDINDGSLGRVRMSVLPTAILVREATGLDINMHFTSRDRNLMGIQADVLGAHALDIRNILAMTGDPPRGGDYVNATAVFDVDAIGLIRILSEMNEGRDATGNSVGEPTAFCVGAALDPAAADPAREMERFLAKAEAGARWCQTQPIYDLEVLERFFARTRPPIPVVVGLLPLHSSRHAEFLHNEVPGITIPDAVRGRMREAGERGLRVGIETAQELVRHLRGHYAGAYLMPSFGRFEVVAEVLDALQ, from the coding sequence CGCGTGGCGTGCCGCTGGATGCCTGCTTCGATGTGCTGAACGTCAACGAGCCCAAGATCGTCCAGGGCATTCACGCCGAGTACATCCAGGCCGGAGCCGACTGGATCGAGACGAATACCTTCGGCGCCAATCGCTTCAAGCTGGGCGTCCACGGCCTCGCCGCGCAGGTGCGCGAGATCAACTTGCGAGGCGTCAAGCTGGCGCGGGACGTGCGCGAGACCCTGGGCCGCGACGTCTTCGTCCTCGGCTCCATCGGGCCGCTGGGGAAGTACCTGGCCCCGCTGGGATCGATCACGAGCGAGGAGGCGAGGGCCGCCTTCGCCGAGCAAGCCGAAGGGCTGCTGGAGGGCGGCGTGGACGCCTTCATGGTCGAGACCTTCTCCGACCTCCAGGAGCTGAGACTTGCCGTCGAGGCCATCCGGGCCATCACTGATCTGCCCGTCATCGCGTCGGTAGCCTTTACCCAGGATCACGTGACGTTCCTCGGCAGCACACCCGCCGAGGTGACGAGGACGCTGCGCGAGCTGCCCATCCAGGGGCTCGGCGCCAACTGCTCCGTCGGCTCGAGCACGCTGTACGAGGTGCTCGAGCAGATGCTGCCCGAGGCGGGCGGGCTGCCCGTGAGCATCCAGCCGAATGCCGGCCTGCCCTCGCGCATCGGCGAGCGACTCATCTATGTCTCCTCGCCCGCCTACATGGCCGAGTTCGCCGCGCGGATGATCGGAGCGGGCGCCCGTCTCCTGGGTGGCTGCTGCGGCACCACGGCCGATCATATCCGCGCCATGCGAGAGGCGGTGGATCGCCACGTGCCGAGCCGGAGTGACCGGACGGCCGCGCCACGACGCGCGCGGATCGAACGCGAGACGCCGGCCCTCGTCACCACGGCCGCCCCGACCTTGCTGCAGCGCAAGCTCGAGGCGGGGGAGTTCCTCGTGACGGTCGAGCTCGATCCCCCGCGCGGGCACAATATCGAGAAGCTCGTCCAGGGGGCCAAGCTCCTCAAGGAGCGCGGGGTCGAGATCGTGGACATCAACGACGGCTCCCTCGGACGCGTGCGCATGTCGGTGCTGCCCACGGCCATTCTCGTGCGCGAGGCCACGGGGCTGGACATCAACATGCACTTCACGAGTCGCGACCGGAACCTCATGGGCATCCAGGCCGACGTGCTCGGCGCTCACGCCCTCGATATCAGGAACATCCTGGCCATGACGGGCGATCCGCCCCGGGGCGGCGACTACGTCAACGCCACTGCGGTGTTCGACGTCGACGCCATCGGGCTCATCCGCATCTTGTCGGAGATGAACGAGGGACGGGATGCCACGGGCAACTCCGTCGGCGAGCCCACGGCGTTCTGCGTGGGAGCGGCCCTCGATCCCGCGGCGGCCGATCCTGCCCGGGAGATGGAGCGCTTCCTCGCCAAGGCCGAGGCGGGCGCCCGCTGGTGCCAGACGCAGCCGATCTACGATCTGGAGGTGCTGGAGCGGTTCTTCGCTCGCACGCGCCCACCCATTCCGGTGGTCGTGGGCCTCTTGCCGCTGCATTCATCCCGTCATGCCGAGTTCCTGCACAACGAGGTGCCGGGAATCACCATTCCCGACGCCGTCCGTGGACGCATGCGCGAGGCGGGCGAGCGGGGCCTTCGCGTCGGGATCGAGACCGCGCAGGAGCTCGTTCGCCACCTTCGGGGCCACTATGCCGGTGCCTATCTCATGCCTTCCTTCGGGCGCTTCGAAGTCGTGGCCGAAGTCTTGGACGCGCTTCAGTAG
- a CDS encoding D-aminoacylase has product MLDLKITGGHVFDGTGTPAVRADVGITGESIAAVGDLAREPAGQTLDASGLMVAPGFIDMHSHSDWRLFGNRRAESKIRQGVTTEVVGNCGFSPAPVSAEFREDMRGFALYLPPGMDFSWGSVKDFLRRYEDEGLALNVAQLIGHGTLRLAAMGFARRPPSAKELAMMRGLMEAAMADGARGLSTGLIYAPGSYAETAEIVEIAKGAAAAGGFYASHIRGEGATLLDAIAEAISVGREGGLSVQVSHIKAAGRAHWGKVSDALALIDAARTEGLDVMADVYPYTASSTTIRTLLPDWVLEGGIEAMLGRLRDPATRGRIRTDMAQGPVLARGLEWSDIMIASAPSRPEIEGLRFDEIAKRWGKDPVEVAFDVIEREKGRGNIILFQLDEADLRRALVHPRVMIGSDGSSLAASGPMAEGKPHPRSYGTFPRVLGRYARDEHVLSLETAIHKMTGLPAARLGLRDRGVIRQGAKADIVAFSRERILDLATYDDPHRYAAGIPHVLVNGRTVIKDGEHTGNLPGRVLRPV; this is encoded by the coding sequence GTGCTTGACCTCAAGATCACGGGCGGCCACGTCTTCGACGGTACGGGGACGCCGGCGGTGCGCGCGGATGTCGGCATTACCGGCGAGAGCATCGCGGCGGTGGGTGACCTCGCGCGCGAGCCTGCGGGACAGACCCTGGACGCCTCCGGCCTCATGGTAGCCCCCGGTTTCATCGACATGCACTCGCATTCGGACTGGCGGCTCTTCGGCAATCGGCGCGCGGAGTCCAAGATCCGCCAGGGAGTGACCACTGAGGTGGTGGGCAATTGCGGGTTCTCGCCCGCTCCCGTATCCGCCGAGTTCAGAGAGGACATGCGGGGCTTCGCCCTCTACCTTCCGCCCGGCATGGATTTCTCCTGGGGCTCGGTCAAGGACTTCCTTCGCCGCTACGAGGACGAAGGGCTCGCCCTCAACGTCGCGCAGCTGATCGGTCACGGCACCCTGAGGCTGGCCGCCATGGGCTTCGCCCGGCGACCGCCCAGCGCCAAGGAGCTGGCGATGATGCGGGGCCTCATGGAGGCCGCCATGGCCGACGGCGCCCGCGGGCTCTCGACCGGGCTCATCTATGCGCCCGGCTCCTATGCCGAGACCGCCGAGATCGTGGAAATCGCCAAGGGCGCCGCGGCCGCGGGAGGATTCTATGCGAGCCACATCCGCGGTGAAGGGGCCACCCTCCTCGACGCGATTGCCGAGGCCATCAGCGTCGGACGGGAGGGCGGACTGTCGGTGCAGGTGAGCCACATCAAGGCCGCGGGACGCGCTCACTGGGGAAAAGTCAGCGACGCCCTCGCTCTGATCGATGCCGCGCGGACCGAAGGCCTCGACGTCATGGCCGACGTCTATCCATATACCGCGTCGAGCACCACCATCCGGACGCTCCTGCCTGACTGGGTGCTCGAGGGTGGCATCGAGGCCATGCTGGGCCGGCTCCGCGATCCCGCCACGCGCGGGCGCATCCGGACGGACATGGCCCAGGGACCCGTCCTGGCCCGGGGCCTCGAGTGGAGCGACATCATGATCGCCTCCGCGCCGTCACGTCCGGAAATTGAGGGCCTCCGCTTCGACGAGATCGCGAAGCGCTGGGGCAAGGACCCGGTCGAGGTCGCCTTCGATGTGATCGAGAGAGAGAAAGGACGTGGCAATATCATTCTCTTCCAGCTCGACGAGGCCGACCTTCGCCGTGCCCTGGTCCACCCGCGCGTCATGATCGGCTCCGACGGCTCGTCGCTCGCGGCGAGCGGTCCCATGGCCGAGGGCAAGCCCCATCCCCGGAGCTATGGCACCTTCCCTCGGGTGCTCGGCCGCTACGCACGTGACGAGCACGTGCTCTCGCTCGAGACGGCGATACACAAGATGACCGGGCTTCCCGCCGCGCGACTGGGCCTCAGGGATCGGGGCGTCATCAGGCAGGGGGCCAAGGCCGACATCGTGGCCTTCTCGCGCGAGCGCATCCTGGACCTCGCGACCTACGACGATCCTCACCGCTACGCGGCGGGCATCCCGCATGTCCTCGTCAATGGCCGCACCGTTATTAAGGATGGGGAGCATACCGGCAACCTGCCCGGCCGCGTCCTGAGACCCGTCTAG
- a CDS encoding uroporphyrinogen decarboxylase family protein → MIDTKTADRELQTYIRPQTFPVAIRMLKPGEPIPERAKRPARDFKKLSMSCQVIDMSRRYGWMIALTREDHICSLGITAIGFDRPLPIYNVGTLCEGMYTETKEAGQRSEAAIDKFSPGEYETLLVAPLDRATFEPHVVCIYANPAQVMRLTQAALWKRGGRLASSFEGRAVCADIIVTTMQTGEPQVILPCSGDRIFGQTQDHEMAFSIPWARMEEIVEGLRGTHNGGIRYPITQFMEYEARLPPRYMEVNRLWDVEKGKASLTNRDRVVAAYKRSFADRVPVYPIVASFAGTLDGLSIEEYCTSPTKAITAMMNYYERYQPDVVLAYNDLAKEAEAFGCKVKYSDYVVPSIEGHVLEDKANLAALRMPDPYKTARLPGFIEQCEALVKAAPPAAMGAVAVGPWTIAMLLRNPEMMLLDTFEDPKFIHDLMRVTTDFCKVWGDAIAKTKIGLSFSEPTASISLISPDNYREFIAPYHKELVEYFKAKKVGLTTHICGTTYPIFEDIIGCGFTTVSFDLDQQSDPKLHVDQLERFVEMVKGRAVAIGNVDATRFEKSTKEEMEADVRRCIDAAAKHSGFILSTSCEIPPRSSPEIVKWFMDAAHDFGRYERVLG, encoded by the coding sequence GCGCGCGACTTCAAGAAGCTCAGCATGTCCTGTCAGGTCATCGACATGTCGCGTCGATACGGCTGGATGATCGCCCTCACGCGCGAAGACCACATCTGCTCGCTCGGCATCACGGCCATCGGCTTCGACAGGCCGCTGCCCATCTACAACGTGGGCACCCTCTGCGAAGGCATGTACACGGAGACCAAGGAGGCGGGCCAGCGCTCGGAGGCCGCCATCGACAAGTTCTCCCCCGGCGAGTACGAGACCCTCCTCGTCGCCCCCCTCGATCGCGCGACCTTCGAGCCGCACGTGGTCTGTATCTACGCCAACCCCGCCCAGGTCATGCGACTGACCCAGGCCGCGCTGTGGAAGCGCGGGGGGCGGCTCGCCTCGTCCTTCGAGGGACGCGCGGTGTGCGCCGACATCATCGTGACGACCATGCAGACGGGCGAGCCGCAGGTGATCCTGCCGTGCTCCGGCGATCGCATCTTTGGCCAGACGCAAGACCACGAGATGGCCTTCTCCATCCCGTGGGCTCGCATGGAGGAGATCGTCGAAGGCCTACGCGGCACCCACAACGGCGGCATCCGCTATCCGATCACCCAGTTCATGGAGTACGAGGCCAGGCTGCCTCCGCGCTACATGGAGGTCAACCGGCTGTGGGACGTCGAGAAGGGCAAGGCGAGCCTGACCAACCGCGATCGCGTGGTGGCTGCCTACAAGCGCTCCTTCGCCGACCGCGTGCCCGTCTACCCCATCGTGGCGTCCTTCGCGGGCACCCTGGACGGGCTGAGCATCGAGGAGTACTGCACGAGTCCGACCAAGGCCATCACGGCCATGATGAACTACTACGAGCGCTATCAGCCCGATGTGGTCCTCGCCTACAACGACCTGGCCAAGGAGGCCGAGGCCTTCGGCTGCAAGGTCAAGTACTCCGACTACGTGGTGCCCTCGATCGAGGGACACGTGCTCGAGGACAAGGCCAACCTGGCCGCCCTGCGCATGCCGGATCCCTACAAGACGGCGCGCCTCCCCGGCTTCATCGAGCAGTGCGAGGCCCTCGTCAAGGCCGCCCCGCCCGCCGCCATGGGCGCCGTGGCCGTCGGCCCCTGGACCATCGCCATGCTCCTGCGCAATCCGGAGATGATGCTGCTCGACACCTTCGAGGACCCGAAGTTCATCCACGACCTCATGCGGGTGACCACGGACTTCTGCAAGGTGTGGGGGGATGCCATCGCCAAGACCAAGATCGGGCTCAGCTTCTCGGAGCCCACGGCGTCGATCAGCCTCATCTCACCCGACAACTACCGCGAGTTCATCGCGCCCTACCACAAGGAGCTGGTGGAGTACTTCAAGGCCAAGAAGGTGGGCCTGACCACCCACATCTGTGGCACGACCTATCCAATCTTCGAGGACATCATCGGGTGCGGCTTCACCACGGTGTCCTTCGACCTCGACCAGCAGTCGGATCCCAAGCTCCACGTCGACCAGCTCGAGCGCTTCGTGGAGATGGTCAAGGGCCGCGCCGTGGCCATCGGCAATGTGGACGCCACGCGCTTCGAGAAGAGCACCAAGGAGGAGATGGAGGCCGACGTCCGTCGCTGTATCGACGCGGCGGCCAAGCATTCGGGGTTCATCCTGTCGACGTCGTGCGAGATCCCACCGCGCTCGAGCCCCGAGATCGTGAAGTGGTTCATGGATGCGGCGCACGACTTCGGTCGCTACGAGAGAGTCCTCGGCTAG